A genomic stretch from Terriglobus sp. RCC_193 includes:
- the rplS gene encoding 50S ribosomal protein L19: protein MSIHPIMQKLAAKLERTDLPEFAPGDTVRVQVKIKEGDKERLQAFEGMCIARKNGPQGSFTVRKMSFGQGVERIFPFNSKVVDKVEKVRSYEVRRAKLFYLRGLRGKAARLREVARTNA, encoded by the coding sequence ATGTCCATTCATCCCATCATGCAGAAGCTCGCAGCAAAGCTGGAGCGTACCGACCTTCCCGAATTCGCGCCAGGCGACACCGTGCGCGTGCAGGTCAAGATCAAGGAAGGCGACAAAGAGCGTCTTCAGGCGTTTGAGGGCATGTGCATCGCTCGCAAGAACGGACCTCAGGGGTCCTTCACCGTCCGTAAGATGAGCTTCGGTCAGGGCGTGGAGCGTATCTTCCCGTTCAACTCGAAGGTTGTCGACAAGGTCGAAAAGGTTCGCTCGTACGAAGTGCGTCGCGCCAAGCTGTTCTACCTGCGCGGTCTGCGTGGCAAGGCTGCCCGTCTGCGCGAAGTTGCACGTACCAACGCGTAA
- the pruA gene encoding L-glutamate gamma-semialdehyde dehydrogenase: MATNAIPTVREPQAPLKTFVNEAFQDFTNSDVKASMQEALRLVESELGKEYPLILGGERVYTAEKIVSTNPAKPAQKIGVHQEAELAHVEQAVAAGEKAFKTWSRVPVQQRVQLLLDVSKLVQQRKNELCAWLTYEVGKNWAEADADVAECVDFLEFYAREALKLDAAKTPIQFPGEKNTLRYIPLGVGAVIPPWNFPLAIMAGMTMAAVVSGNTVVLKPSPDAGTIASRFFALLEEAGMPEGVVNLCQGTGDRVGAALVANPKIRFIAFTGSKKVGLIVHETAAKTQPGQHFIKRTILEMGGKDAILVDADADIDAAVEGVVASAFGFSGQKCSACSRAVVDTRIYDVFCDRLVERVEKIKVGDPVENFAMGPVVNRIAFDRVLNAIETGKSEGRLLTGGEAFANATGGYYVKPTVFADIAPNARIAQEEIFGPVLAVIKSQNFDEALEIVNGTEYGLTGAIYSMSRERLDRAAKEFHVGNLYLNRKCTGAMVGAHPFGGFNMSGTDSKAGGGDYLLLFTQAKSIAEKQGVIDETDQMTKPNGI; this comes from the coding sequence ATGGCAACGAACGCAATTCCCACCGTACGCGAGCCTCAGGCTCCGCTGAAGACCTTCGTCAATGAGGCATTTCAGGACTTCACCAATAGTGATGTGAAGGCGAGTATGCAGGAAGCCCTGCGCCTGGTTGAGAGTGAATTGGGCAAGGAGTATCCACTCATTCTCGGTGGCGAGCGTGTGTATACCGCAGAGAAGATCGTCTCCACCAATCCTGCGAAACCTGCACAGAAGATTGGTGTGCACCAGGAAGCTGAGCTTGCCCATGTGGAACAGGCTGTTGCCGCGGGAGAGAAGGCTTTTAAGACGTGGAGCCGCGTGCCGGTGCAGCAGCGCGTGCAGTTGCTGCTGGATGTTTCGAAGCTGGTGCAGCAGCGCAAGAACGAACTCTGCGCATGGCTGACCTATGAAGTCGGCAAGAACTGGGCCGAGGCAGATGCAGATGTTGCCGAGTGCGTTGACTTCCTGGAGTTCTATGCGCGTGAGGCACTGAAACTGGATGCGGCTAAAACGCCCATTCAGTTCCCGGGTGAGAAGAACACGCTGCGTTACATTCCGCTGGGTGTGGGAGCAGTCATTCCGCCGTGGAACTTCCCGCTGGCCATTATGGCAGGCATGACGATGGCGGCCGTCGTCAGCGGCAATACCGTGGTGCTGAAACCTTCACCCGACGCAGGCACCATTGCCTCACGCTTCTTTGCGCTGTTGGAAGAGGCGGGGATGCCAGAGGGCGTGGTGAACCTGTGCCAGGGAACGGGTGACCGCGTGGGCGCCGCGCTGGTGGCTAATCCGAAGATCCGTTTCATCGCCTTCACCGGCTCGAAGAAGGTGGGCCTCATCGTGCATGAGACAGCCGCTAAAACGCAGCCGGGGCAGCACTTCATCAAGCGCACGATTCTGGAGATGGGTGGCAAGGATGCCATTCTTGTCGATGCGGACGCTGACATCGATGCCGCAGTAGAGGGTGTTGTGGCCAGCGCGTTCGGTTTCAGTGGGCAGAAGTGCTCGGCATGTTCACGTGCAGTGGTGGATACCCGCATTTATGACGTGTTCTGTGATCGCCTCGTTGAACGCGTGGAGAAGATCAAGGTGGGCGATCCGGTGGAGAACTTTGCCATGGGACCTGTCGTGAACAGGATTGCATTCGACCGTGTGCTGAACGCCATTGAGACCGGCAAGTCCGAAGGCCGCCTGCTGACCGGCGGCGAGGCGTTTGCGAACGCAACTGGCGGATATTACGTGAAGCCGACAGTCTTCGCGGACATCGCTCCGAATGCACGCATTGCGCAGGAAGAGATCTTTGGGCCGGTATTGGCTGTGATCAAGTCGCAGAACTTTGATGAGGCTCTGGAGATCGTCAACGGTACCGAATATGGCCTGACCGGAGCGATCTATTCCATGTCGCGCGAGCGGCTGGACCGGGCTGCGAAGGAGTTCCACGTGGGGAACCTGTACCTGAACCGCAAATGCACCGGAGCCATGGTGGGAGCGCATCCCTTTGGCGGCTTCAATATGAGTGGAACGGACTCGAAGGCGGGCGGCGGGGATTACCTGCTGCTGTTTACCCAGGCGAAATCCATTGCGGAGAAGCAGGGCGTCATCGATGAGACGGATCAGATGACAAAGCCAAACGGCATTTAG
- a CDS encoding glycosyltransferase: MDMAEPATREQKPIFFDEKRRRWKRLRRVLDISAAVGLLTFILFVLGVLRMRPLPELLLEPAKHNYRAQNSQNILSEEKAKKVRPAHRRTDRNASDIPLNMDEGLRAAFYVEWDPASYSSLKAHAKQLDMVFADWLHVITPDGKLTGYNSEYQKFDVVDESGVHSVDIDRKVERTLTAAASGTELFPMVSNSVINADFSDSVGPFLKNPEARQHFLNQLMRFVTSNPRYRGISFDFESMPAEAQPGYRQLISDAYIALHMRGLKLYVNTPVADDDWDLKYMAAHSDGLLLMNYDQHQSESEAGPIAAQDWFVKNLQDVMKQVPKDKIIVDIGSYGYDWVTTLPAAQPPAKKGKRVRKVVPAKPETVRVDNKSLQEVWQTASDSGSYVDLDDASLNPHITYDDEDQHQRHQVWFLDGVTILNEMRAARRLGLQTFSLWRLGSEDQSLWKIWDQPMRSNPLVDLADVAPGYDLDIEGKGDIMHVSGAPKNGRRTMTIDDDSKLVDSETLTSYPLSYSVDYFGYHPKKLVISFDDGPDPTWTPQILDVLKKYGVKGIFFMIGGEADNNVSVMQRVYREGHEIGNHTFTHPDISVISNREVDVQMNLTERLFAAKLGVLPLFFRPPYDIDEEPDTNDQAAPMERVQRRGYIVVGNKIDTNDWQETPKKTPQEIVDSVLKQLDDMKERPDKAGSIILMHDGGGDRSVTVATLPLLITTLRAKGYEFVSVSDLVGKSRDQVMPPIKGWRNKLLAQVDSLAFFGLATFNHFVVAVFFIGDILMSGRLIIIGLFAIIDRFRRRKNFAGPDYEPRVAVLIPAYNEEKVIVRTIRSVMMSTYKNLHIIVIDDGSKDRTAEVAREAYPEDIASGRLTVVTKENAGKAEALNYALQHYVHEEIYVGIDADTVIAHDAIARLVPHFANPQIGAVAGNAKVGNRVNLWTRWQALEYITSQNFERRALDLFDVVVVVPGAIGAWRTEAVHKGGGYHSNTVAEDADLTMILLEQGLSVIYEDRALAFTEAPVNMNGLMRQRFRWSFGIMQAVFKHIGAVTKRRAMGLFALPNIIVFQILLPLVSPLIDLMFVASFLKFLYDHHFHPESASSANFVKLLYFFLAFMVIDFSASALAFLLERKHPASKGDMWLLMHIWIQRFTYRQVFSVVLFKTVKRVIDGRPFSWDKLERTAQMSKSTDQMLNGAPSPKSST, translated from the coding sequence ATGGATATGGCAGAGCCAGCTACGCGAGAACAGAAGCCGATTTTTTTTGACGAGAAACGACGCAGGTGGAAGCGGCTGCGGCGGGTTCTGGACATCTCTGCAGCGGTGGGCCTGCTGACGTTCATACTGTTTGTGCTGGGTGTGCTGCGGATGCGGCCTCTGCCGGAGCTATTGCTGGAACCGGCGAAGCACAATTACCGCGCGCAGAATTCGCAGAACATTCTGTCTGAAGAGAAGGCGAAGAAGGTGCGTCCCGCGCATCGACGGACAGACCGCAATGCTTCGGACATTCCACTGAACATGGACGAAGGTTTACGTGCGGCGTTCTACGTGGAGTGGGACCCGGCCAGTTACAGTTCGCTGAAAGCACATGCTAAGCAACTCGACATGGTGTTTGCGGACTGGCTGCATGTCATTACTCCGGATGGCAAGCTGACCGGCTACAACAGCGAATACCAGAAATTCGATGTGGTGGATGAATCCGGCGTACATTCCGTTGACATTGACCGCAAGGTGGAGCGGACGCTGACTGCCGCTGCATCGGGTACAGAACTGTTCCCCATGGTCAGCAATTCCGTGATCAATGCGGACTTCTCTGACAGCGTTGGGCCGTTCCTCAAGAACCCTGAAGCACGTCAACATTTTCTGAACCAGTTGATGCGATTTGTTACGTCGAATCCGCGCTATCGCGGCATCTCGTTCGACTTTGAAAGCATGCCTGCTGAGGCACAGCCCGGTTATCGGCAACTGATCAGCGATGCGTACATTGCGCTTCATATGCGCGGGTTGAAGCTGTATGTCAATACGCCCGTTGCAGACGATGACTGGGACTTGAAGTACATGGCTGCGCATTCTGACGGTCTGTTGCTGATGAATTATGACCAGCACCAATCGGAGAGTGAAGCCGGACCGATTGCAGCGCAGGACTGGTTCGTGAAGAACCTGCAGGATGTGATGAAGCAGGTGCCAAAGGACAAGATTATCGTCGACATCGGTAGCTACGGCTATGACTGGGTGACGACGTTGCCAGCGGCACAGCCACCTGCAAAGAAGGGGAAGCGGGTCAGAAAAGTTGTTCCCGCGAAACCGGAAACGGTACGTGTAGATAACAAGTCGCTGCAGGAGGTTTGGCAGACAGCTTCTGATTCCGGATCCTACGTTGATCTGGACGATGCATCGCTGAATCCGCACATTACTTATGACGACGAAGATCAGCATCAACGCCATCAGGTGTGGTTTCTGGATGGTGTCACCATCCTGAACGAGATGCGTGCGGCGCGCAGACTTGGCTTACAGACGTTTTCGCTGTGGCGGCTGGGGTCGGAAGATCAGTCTCTGTGGAAGATCTGGGATCAGCCGATGCGATCGAATCCCCTGGTGGATCTTGCTGATGTTGCTCCGGGATATGACCTGGATATCGAAGGCAAGGGCGACATCATGCATGTCTCCGGCGCGCCGAAGAATGGGCGTCGCACGATGACCATCGATGACGATTCGAAGCTGGTTGACAGCGAAACGTTGACGAGTTATCCGCTGTCATATTCGGTGGATTACTTCGGCTATCACCCGAAGAAACTAGTGATCTCCTTTGATGATGGCCCAGATCCGACGTGGACACCGCAAATTCTGGATGTGCTGAAGAAGTACGGCGTCAAGGGTATCTTCTTCATGATTGGAGGAGAGGCCGATAACAACGTCAGCGTGATGCAACGTGTATATCGCGAAGGTCACGAAATAGGCAATCACACGTTCACGCATCCGGACATCTCTGTCATCAGTAATCGCGAAGTGGATGTGCAGATGAACCTGACGGAGCGATTGTTTGCCGCGAAGCTGGGTGTGCTGCCACTGTTCTTCCGTCCGCCGTATGACATTGACGAAGAGCCGGACACGAACGATCAGGCTGCGCCGATGGAGCGTGTGCAGCGTCGTGGCTACATTGTGGTGGGTAACAAGATTGACACGAACGATTGGCAGGAGACACCGAAGAAGACGCCGCAGGAAATCGTCGACAGTGTACTTAAGCAACTGGATGATATGAAGGAGCGGCCGGACAAGGCGGGTTCCATCATCCTGATGCACGATGGTGGTGGTGATCGTTCGGTGACGGTGGCTACCTTGCCGCTGTTGATTACGACGCTGCGCGCGAAGGGCTATGAGTTCGTTAGCGTAAGTGACCTTGTTGGCAAGAGCCGCGACCAGGTGATGCCGCCGATCAAGGGCTGGCGCAACAAACTGCTGGCGCAGGTTGATTCACTGGCCTTCTTCGGTCTGGCAACGTTCAATCACTTCGTCGTTGCGGTGTTCTTCATTGGCGACATCCTGATGAGTGGTCGCCTCATCATCATTGGTCTGTTTGCCATCATTGATCGCTTCCGTCGCAGGAAGAACTTTGCTGGACCAGATTATGAGCCGCGCGTTGCTGTGTTGATTCCTGCGTATAACGAAGAGAAGGTGATCGTCCGCACCATTCGCAGCGTGATGATGAGCACGTACAAGAACCTGCACATCATCGTGATTGACGACGGTTCCAAGGACCGTACGGCTGAGGTGGCGCGCGAAGCGTATCCCGAAGACATTGCCAGCGGTCGTTTGACTGTAGTCACAAAGGAAAACGCTGGCAAGGCCGAGGCACTGAACTATGCGCTGCAGCACTATGTTCATGAAGAGATTTACGTGGGCATTGATGCAGACACAGTGATTGCGCATGATGCGATTGCGCGGTTGGTTCCGCACTTTGCCAATCCACAGATTGGCGCAGTGGCGGGCAATGCGAAGGTGGGCAATCGTGTCAACCTGTGGACTCGCTGGCAGGCATTGGAATACATCACCAGTCAGAACTTTGAGCGTCGCGCATTGGATCTGTTTGATGTGGTCGTGGTGGTGCCGGGAGCCATTGGTGCGTGGCGCACAGAAGCTGTCCACAAGGGCGGCGGCTATCATTCCAATACTGTTGCGGAAGACGCCGACCTGACGATGATTCTGTTGGAGCAGGGGCTTAGTGTGATCTATGAAGATCGCGCGCTGGCATTTACCGAAGCTCCCGTCAACATGAATGGCCTGATGCGTCAGCGTTTCCGCTGGTCATTCGGCATCATGCAGGCGGTGTTCAAACACATTGGTGCGGTCACGAAGCGCAGAGCGATGGGGCTGTTTGCTTTGCCGAACATCATCGTCTTTCAGATACTTCTACCGCTGGTGTCGCCGCTGATCGACCTGATGTTTGTGGCCAGCTTCCTGAAGTTTCTTTACGACCATCACTTCCATCCAGAGTCGGCCTCGAGCGCAAATTTTGTGAAGCTGTTGTACTTCTTCCTGGCGTTCATGGTGATTGATTTTTCCGCGTCGGCATTGGCCTTCCTGCTGGAACGGAAACACCCCGCCAGCAAGGGCGATATGTGGCTGCTGATGCATATCTGGATTCAGCGATTCACGTATCGACAGGTATTCAGCGTGGTGTTGTTTAAGACGGTTAAACGCGTGATCGATGGGCGTCCGTTCAGTTGGGACAAACTGGAACGCACGGCGCAGATGAGCAAATCGACGGACCAGATGCTGAACGGCGCGCCGTCGCCAAAGTCGTCCACGTAG
- a CDS encoding enoyl-ACP reductase codes for MIDLQGKTAVVFGLANKRSIAWAIAQKLSDAGARVAICYQNERLKKEADGLIPELKDAKSFQCDVSIDAEIDRVAEELKAAYGTVDIIVHSVAFAPPDAIKSDFLLTKREDFRIALDVSAYSLVAVSRALAPIMNEGGSILTLTYYGSEKVFPNYNVMGVAKAALEATVRYLAASLGPKGIRVNAISAGPIKTLAARGIGDFNKILDTVTERAPLHRNVETAEVGNTAAFLLSPLASGITGEITYVDCGYNVTGM; via the coding sequence ATGATTGATCTGCAGGGTAAGACCGCGGTTGTATTCGGGCTGGCGAACAAGCGTTCCATTGCATGGGCCATTGCGCAGAAGTTAAGCGACGCCGGTGCCAGGGTGGCCATCTGCTACCAGAACGAGCGCCTGAAGAAGGAAGCGGATGGACTGATCCCGGAACTGAAGGATGCGAAGAGCTTCCAGTGTGACGTGTCTATTGATGCTGAGATTGATCGTGTTGCGGAAGAACTGAAGGCTGCTTACGGTACCGTGGATATCATTGTCCATTCGGTTGCATTCGCACCGCCGGACGCCATCAAGAGCGATTTCCTGCTGACGAAGCGCGAAGACTTCCGCATTGCGCTGGATGTGAGCGCGTACTCACTTGTAGCCGTGTCGCGTGCGCTGGCGCCGATCATGAATGAGGGCGGCAGCATTCTGACGCTGACCTACTACGGCAGCGAGAAGGTCTTCCCCAATTACAACGTGATGGGCGTGGCCAAGGCTGCTCTGGAAGCCACTGTGCGTTACCTTGCCGCATCGCTGGGACCGAAGGGCATCCGCGTGAACGCGATTTCGGCTGGCCCCATCAAGACGCTGGCCGCTCGCGGCATCGGCGATTTCAACAAAATTCTGGATACCGTGACAGAGCGCGCACCGCTGCACCGCAACGTGGAGACAGCCGAAGTGGGCAATACCGCTGCGTTTCTGCTGTCGCCACTGGCCAGCGGCATCACCGGCGAAATCACGTACGTGGACTGCGGTTACAACGTCACGGGCATGTGA
- a CDS encoding diguanylate cyclase, which produces MIRRKSQKDLELEFAQSWQQDYTRLFHDVARALTSTLELEIVLTTVMTKMAQVFQPERWSMMLVDKEKNDLYYAIAAGEDSNSLRGLRVPMGDGVAGWVASSGNPIVVPDTSNDPQWQDFSRRNPTLNIQSIACVPVRSSEGVLGVIQLLNSKVDLLSDFSIQFLRVLCDFSAIAIRNAADMKRIHLLSITDDCTGLFNARHLYTLLEEQLSRTDKTPFSLLFMDLDHFKSVNDTHGHLVGSRLLAEVGEMIRRVVGADIPAFRYGGDEFVALLPEHDRLQGREMALRLFRALREQSFLEDKGLSLRLRGSFGMATYPDDALTVEGIIKAADDMMYHVKGTTRDNLAIAGLGSILKDGELNLRESKVRNVAAPAQEHVALPAGSHRD; this is translated from the coding sequence CTGTTCCATGATGTAGCGCGGGCGCTGACGTCCACGCTCGAACTGGAGATCGTCCTTACCACCGTTATGACCAAGATGGCCCAGGTCTTCCAGCCGGAGCGATGGTCCATGATGCTGGTGGATAAGGAAAAGAACGACCTGTACTATGCCATTGCGGCAGGCGAGGATTCCAATAGCCTGCGCGGTCTGCGCGTTCCCATGGGAGATGGTGTCGCTGGGTGGGTGGCGTCGTCTGGAAACCCAATTGTGGTTCCGGACACCTCTAACGACCCGCAATGGCAGGATTTTTCACGACGCAATCCTACGTTGAACATTCAGTCGATTGCCTGCGTTCCGGTACGTTCTTCGGAGGGCGTGCTGGGCGTGATCCAGTTGCTGAACAGCAAGGTGGATCTGCTGAGTGATTTTTCTATCCAGTTTCTGCGTGTGTTGTGTGATTTCAGCGCCATTGCAATTCGTAATGCCGCTGACATGAAACGCATTCATCTGCTGTCCATCACGGACGACTGCACCGGCTTGTTTAATGCGCGGCATCTTTACACCTTGCTGGAAGAACAGCTTTCACGAACGGACAAGACACCCTTCAGCTTGCTGTTCATGGACCTGGATCACTTCAAGAGCGTGAATGATACGCATGGGCATCTGGTGGGTAGCCGTCTGCTGGCAGAGGTGGGTGAGATGATTCGCCGTGTGGTCGGGGCAGATATACCGGCGTTCCGATACGGCGGTGACGAGTTTGTGGCGCTGCTTCCAGAACACGACCGACTACAGGGACGTGAGATGGCTTTGCGGCTTTTTCGCGCGCTGCGAGAACAATCTTTCCTGGAGGACAAGGGGCTTTCGCTGCGCCTTCGCGGGTCCTTTGGTATGGCAACGTATCCGGACGATGCACTTACAGTGGAAGGCATCATCAAGGCTGCGGACGACATGATGTATCACGTGAAGGGAACGACACGTGACAACCTTGCTATTGCAGGCCTCGGGTCCATCCTGAAGGATGGTGAACTGAATTTGCGTGAATCTAAGGTACGGAACGTCGCGGCGCCAGCACAGGAGCACGTCGCGCTTCCGGCAGGATCGCATCGCGATTAG
- a CDS encoding EVE domain-containing protein, translating into MNYLLKSEPDKYSYDDLLRDGETIWDGIKNPQALMTLRNMKKGEHCVIYHSNVGKEAVGTATVQSVDATDPKNPIVKLKAGKRLKRAKPLAEIRDAGVFQGSIMFRQFRLSVVPLTDGQYDWLIA; encoded by the coding sequence ATGAACTATCTGCTGAAGTCAGAACCGGACAAGTATTCCTACGACGACCTGTTGCGCGATGGCGAAACCATTTGGGACGGCATCAAGAATCCGCAGGCGCTCATGACCCTTCGCAACATGAAGAAGGGCGAACACTGCGTCATTTACCACTCCAACGTAGGCAAAGAAGCCGTGGGAACGGCCACTGTGCAAAGCGTGGATGCGACCGATCCGAAGAATCCAATCGTAAAGCTGAAGGCAGGCAAACGACTGAAGCGGGCCAAGCCGCTGGCGGAGATTCGTGATGCTGGCGTGTTTCAGGGCAGCATTATGTTTCGTCAGTTTCGGTTGAGTGTTGTGCCGCTGACGGATGGGCAGTATGACTGGCTGATCGCGTAG
- a CDS encoding ArnT family glycosyltransferase, whose protein sequence is MPAAPTDIPNKQRQLALLAGFLLVCGFLLRFYFLQKHAFFAADSVLYQDIALNWLHHHIYGLTESGQIRPTLIRLPGYPAILAALSWLFDRFLHAAPGTLHSFLPVLWLQIAADLATCCVVAITARKIGGQTCGLAALALACLCPFTANYAVVPLTETFTLFFLALAFYLLQLWLADRRTRWIIPLAFALSCSVLLRPDQGLLAVAILPVLLIAGKHGTLRQRLQPAILCLALTALPFAPWTIRNYRVFHVFQPISPKQATDPGEPTPIHFERWFRTWGVDFTATQDAYWNYPEDLVNSADLPQRAFDTPLQRQQTEKLLQQAGYEGKLNQQVEAGFEALAQERIAAHPLRYYLLLPLGRLANMLLHPRTEMLPVAERWWQFRQHPAQTTFALAYAALNLAYFFAAIAGFRRVLKRESLLVLSMAGYIALRCLLLLTLDNPEQRYTLEFFPLLIVFASGLWMEHRSNADHMPVTL, encoded by the coding sequence ATGCCCGCCGCGCCGACCGACATTCCGAACAAGCAGCGCCAGCTGGCACTCCTCGCGGGATTCCTGCTGGTTTGCGGCTTTCTGCTGCGCTTCTATTTCCTGCAAAAACACGCATTCTTTGCCGCTGACTCGGTTCTTTATCAGGATATTGCGCTCAACTGGCTGCATCACCACATCTATGGCCTGACCGAGAGCGGGCAGATACGTCCCACGCTCATCCGTTTGCCCGGCTATCCGGCGATACTGGCCGCACTTTCGTGGCTCTTTGACCGTTTTCTACACGCTGCTCCCGGCACTCTCCACAGCTTTCTGCCGGTGCTCTGGCTACAGATCGCCGCAGACCTGGCCACCTGCTGCGTCGTCGCCATTACAGCGCGGAAGATCGGTGGCCAAACCTGCGGCCTGGCGGCACTGGCTCTCGCCTGCCTCTGCCCATTCACTGCCAACTACGCGGTGGTCCCGCTTACCGAAACCTTTACCCTCTTCTTCCTCGCACTGGCGTTTTACCTGCTGCAACTCTGGCTTGCTGATCGCCGCACACGCTGGATTATTCCATTGGCATTTGCCCTCTCTTGCAGCGTGCTGCTGCGACCGGATCAAGGACTGCTCGCCGTCGCGATCCTGCCCGTACTTCTTATTGCCGGTAAACATGGAACTCTGCGACAACGCCTACAGCCAGCGATCCTCTGTCTCGCCCTGACGGCGCTTCCCTTCGCACCCTGGACCATCCGCAATTACCGCGTGTTTCATGTCTTCCAACCGATCTCACCCAAACAGGCCACAGACCCCGGGGAGCCCACGCCCATTCATTTCGAGCGCTGGTTCCGCACCTGGGGCGTCGATTTTACTGCGACGCAGGACGCCTATTGGAACTATCCAGAAGACCTCGTAAACAGCGCCGATCTTCCGCAGCGCGCCTTTGATACGCCATTGCAGCGGCAGCAGACAGAGAAACTACTTCAACAGGCCGGTTACGAAGGCAAGCTCAATCAGCAGGTGGAAGCAGGCTTTGAGGCTCTGGCGCAGGAACGCATTGCAGCGCATCCTCTGCGCTATTACCTTCTGCTGCCTCTCGGGCGGTTGGCCAACATGCTGTTGCATCCGCGCACGGAGATGCTGCCCGTTGCCGAACGCTGGTGGCAATTCCGCCAGCATCCTGCACAGACCACCTTCGCGCTGGCTTACGCGGCGCTGAATCTCGCCTACTTCTTCGCCGCTATCGCAGGCTTTCGCAGAGTACTAAAACGCGAAAGCCTGCTCGTGTTGTCGATGGCCGGATACATCGCTCTGCGATGCCTCCTTCTACTCACCCTCGACAACCCCGAGCAGCGCTATACGCTGGAGTTTTTCCCGCTACTGATCGTCTTCGCATCCGGCCTGTGGATGGAACACAGATCGAATGCCGATCACATGCCCGTGACGTTGTAA
- the msrA gene encoding peptide-methionine (S)-S-oxide reductase MsrA, with protein MAKAKATFAAGCFWGVEARLVEISGVLETAVGYEGGTLNNPTYKDVCTDQTGHAEVVEVTFDPSRVSYDALLDHFFALHDPTQLNRQGPDWGTQYRSAIFTHNDEQRREAEAKIAELNAAGVFRGPIVTVVEPASSFWKAEEYHQRYLEKRGMVACHI; from the coding sequence GTGGCAAAGGCAAAAGCAACATTTGCAGCAGGTTGTTTCTGGGGCGTAGAAGCCCGTTTGGTAGAGATTTCCGGAGTATTGGAAACGGCCGTTGGATACGAGGGTGGTACTTTAAACAACCCAACTTATAAGGACGTCTGTACGGATCAGACGGGCCATGCGGAGGTGGTAGAGGTCACCTTCGATCCCAGCCGCGTGAGTTATGACGCGTTGCTCGATCACTTTTTTGCGCTGCACGACCCCACGCAGCTCAACCGGCAGGGTCCGGACTGGGGAACGCAGTATCGCAGCGCTATTTTCACCCACAATGACGAACAACGTCGCGAAGCGGAAGCAAAGATCGCCGAATTGAATGCCGCGGGAGTATTCCGTGGGCCGATTGTCACGGTAGTAGAGCCTGCCTCCAGCTTCTGGAAGGCGGAGGAGTATCACCAGCGGTATCTGGAAAAGCGCGGTATGGTGGCCTGTCACATTTAA
- a CDS encoding NIPSNAP family protein, whose protein sequence is MNRRNFITSAAAGMTAIATDSLPAAAQAAKASTEFYQLRRYSLRNGPEPMLMQDYLQHALIPALNRMGIAKVGTFALSIGPETPTYYALIPSTSAEQLLTLDLLLADDAEFAKAATAFWTAPATAPAFQRSEVRMLSAFSGFPRLIAPKAGKRMFQLRTYESPSMAAHLKKVEMFETAEIGVFQRTGLTPVFFAHDLTGERLPSLTYMLTFTDVAELTEHWSVFGKDPEWKVLSHKPGYTDPEIVSNITNLYLNPLASSQI, encoded by the coding sequence TTGAACCGGCGCAACTTCATTACAAGCGCGGCAGCAGGCATGACAGCCATAGCAACAGACTCACTTCCAGCAGCAGCGCAAGCTGCAAAAGCATCCACAGAGTTCTACCAGTTGCGCCGGTACAGCCTGCGTAACGGCCCCGAACCCATGTTGATGCAGGATTACCTGCAACACGCCCTCATCCCCGCACTAAACCGCATGGGCATTGCAAAGGTGGGCACCTTCGCCCTCTCCATTGGCCCGGAGACACCCACCTACTACGCGCTCATCCCGTCTACGTCCGCAGAGCAACTGTTGACGCTGGACCTGCTACTTGCAGACGATGCGGAATTTGCGAAAGCCGCAACGGCATTCTGGACCGCTCCTGCCACCGCTCCAGCATTCCAGCGTTCGGAAGTGCGTATGCTGTCAGCTTTTAGCGGCTTCCCCAGGCTGATCGCACCCAAAGCCGGAAAGCGCATGTTCCAGCTCCGCACGTACGAGAGCCCCAGTATGGCCGCTCACCTGAAAAAGGTGGAGATGTTTGAAACAGCGGAAATTGGCGTCTTCCAACGCACTGGCCTCACTCCCGTCTTCTTTGCGCATGATCTTACCGGCGAGCGCCTGCCCAGCCTCACCTACATGCTTACCTTTACTGACGTTGCGGAGCTGACGGAGCACTGGTCTGTCTTCGGCAAAGACCCGGAGTGGAAGGTGCTCTCCCATAAGCCCGGCTACACCGATCCGGAAATTGTCAGCAACATCACGAACCTCTACCTGAATCCGCTGGCCAGTTCGCAGATTTAA